A single region of the Lates calcarifer isolate ASB-BC8 linkage group LG16_LG22, TLL_Latcal_v3, whole genome shotgun sequence genome encodes:
- the LOC108897426 gene encoding transmembrane protein 26 — protein sequence MGLITFTCAIVTRALFILVALVGVLRVTWVKNDTTYWFLTFLFLPLVVEMIVTLKSRKGQDYKWFSPPIFLFLVSIIPSIWLLELHHQQNKTSDPQCRNLSSWDNLRDEITLNKTMGNSTSYQDYLKNIEVLFSAVCPNNWILALHQVLLILLIVGKWLLPLGGGVTRDELSQLLLIFVGTAADILEFTSETLSDVKENSPELVYIILAVWTWSMLQFPLHLAVVNSTPSGEGEDGVQEPSLLARHSTDMWNIVEALFIQDGPFLVVRLTVMTYFGVLHQMLVFFAIKNFLVVILNLYRFAVICQDVKPSTGSAVP from the exons ATGGGTCTGATCACGTTTACATGTGCGATCGTTACTAGAGCGTTATTTATCCTCGTCGCCCTGGTCGGGGTCTTGAGGGTGACATGGGTGAAGAACGATACCACGTACTGGTTCCTGACTTTCCTATTTCTGCCTCTTGTCGTTGAGATGATAGTAACTCTGAAGAGTCGAAAGGGACAAGATTACAAATG GTTTTCTCCCCCTATCTTTCTGTTTCTCGTCAGTATCATTCCTTCCATCTGGCTCCTGGAGCTCCACCACCAGCAGAACAAGACCAGCGACCCTCAG TGCAGAAATCTCAGCTCTTGGGATAATTTGCGTGACGAGATCACTCTGAACAAGACCATGGGAAACTCCACTTCGTACCAGGACTACCTGAAG AACATTGAGGTGTTGTTTTCAGCTGTCTGTCCCAACAACTGGATCCTGGCTCTACATCAGGTCCTGCTTATCCTCCTCATTGTGGGGAAGTGGCTGCTCCCCCTGGGAGGCGGAGTCACCCGTGACGAGCTCTCGCAGCTTCTCCTAATTTTCGTGGGCACGGCGGCAGACATCCTCGAATTCACTAGTGAGACGCTGTCAGATGTCAA AGAGAACAGTCCAGAGCTGGTCTACATCATCTTAGCTGTATGGACTTGGAGCATGTTGCAGTTCCCCCTACATCTGGccg TGGTGAACTCCACACCAAGTGGTGAGGGTGAGGACGGCGTCCAGGAGCCTTCCCTCTTGGCCAGACACAGCACGGACATGTGGAACATCGTGGAGGCCCTGTTCATCCAGGACGGGCCTTTTCTGGTGGTCAGGCTCACCGTCATGACCTACTTCGGCGTCTTACACCAGATGCTGGTTTTCTTCGCCATTAAGAACTTCCTGGTGGTCATACTGAACTTGTACAGGTTCGCTGTCATTTGCCAGGACGTCAAACCTTCCACAGGCAGCGCCGTCCCATGA